The window CGGACACGTTCGACCCGGATCGGTGGAACGAACCGAGCCATCCGACCTACGCCTACTTCCCGTTCGGCGCGGGGCCGCGTAGCTGCATCGGGAAGGGGTTCACGATGCTCGAGGCTCCGATCATCGCCGCGACCGTCGCCCAGCAGTATCGGTTGCGGCGGGTGGACTCGGGGGCAATCGAGTTGCGGGGATCGCTGACAGCGCACCCAAGAGAGGGAATGGAGATGCGCCTCGAGCACCGATCTGATTAACGAGTGGTCGCGTCCGGATCGAGCGCCGCCAGTCTAGGAGTCGGTCGCGTCCCACTCGAGCACCGACGGATCGACCGATTCGTAGCGAACGATGGCATCGAAGTGCTCGAGGGAGAAGCGGTCGCCGCTGGTGATCCCGCGGGCCGGTCGATCGTCGAAGTGTCGGTCGACGAACCGCCGTGCGACGAGGGCGATTCTGGCGTCGCCGTTGGGTTCGCTGTCGCTGTTGCTGCCGTCGTCGTTTCCGTCTTTATCCGCCGAATCCGCCGAACCAGCCGAACCCGAATCAAGTGCCCGCTGGGCTTCCGCGAGCAACAGCGCGGCCGTGAACACGTCGAACACGTAGTGCACGAGTTCCTTGGCCTGTAGCTGGGCGTACTCGCCATCCTCGGTCGCGAGCGTCGCGAGAGCCTCCCCGAGTTCGTGGAACTCGGCCTCGACTACGTCTACGGACTCGCTGAGACCCGGGTGTGTAACCGACTCGAGGCGACCCTGGACGACCTCGAGGAACGGCTCGTGGGCGGCCTCGCGCTCGAGCGCGCGGAGGACGTCCAGTGAGAGGATGTTCTCGGTTCCCTCCCAAATGGGGAGTACCTGGGCGTCCCGGAGGAGGCGATTGGTGACGAAGTCGTCGACGTAGCCGTTCCCGCCCTGGATCTCCATCGCGTAGGAAGCCGTGTCGACGGCCATCCGTCCCGTTCTCGCCTTCGCGATCGGAATGAGCAGGCGCATGAGCCGGTAGGCGTGCTCGGCCTGGGCCTCGAGTTCCGCTCGGTCGGCGGCGTCGACCTCGATATCGCCGCGGGCCGCGCGTTCGCCCCGCTCGCGGATCGAAAACAGCCGGGCGGCCTCCATCGTGAACGCCGTCGCCGCCTCGTGATCGACCGCCATATCGACCAGATCCCGGCGCATGAGCGGGTACTGGTTGATGGTGTCGCCGAACGCCTCCCGGTTCGCCGCTTTAATCTTGCTCTCGAGCAGCGCTCGACCGATGACCCCACAGGAGGCCGCCGCGTTCGACAGCCGCTCGAGGTTGAGCATCTCGGCCATCTGCCGGAAGCCCGATTCTTCCTCGCCGACCAGAAACGCCCTCGCACCGCGGAACTCGACTTCCCCCGTCGGGACGGCGATCGTGCCGAGTTTGTCCTTCAGCCGACGGTAGAGCTGGTCGTTCGGCTCCCCCTTGAGTTCGTGTGGAACCAGAAACAGCGAGAGTCCTCGTGTCCCCTCGGGAGCGCCCTCGGTGCGGGCGAGTGCGAGGGTGCCCTGGGCGTCGATATTGGAGCAGAACCACTTCTCGCCGTACAGCCGGTAACACCCAGTTTCCTCGTCCCGCTCCGCGCGGGTTTCGGTGGCACCGACGTCGCTTCCACCCTGCTTTTCGGTGAGGAACATCGCCCCCTCGATCAGGTCGTCGTACTCGCGGCTGGTGAGACCTCCGTAATAGGACTCGAGGGCACCGTCGTCGAACTTCTCGAGGACGAGCGCGGCGCCGGCGGTCATCGCGACCGGACAGTCGAAGCCAACGTCCGCATAACAGAGGAGGGACTGCATCACGAGGTTGTGCGAGAGCGGCATGGGCTCTTCACGTCCGGGTGGGACTTCGAACGAATCGGCGACGATTCCGGATTCGTAGACCAACCGCTCGTTCTCGAGTTGCTCCGGTGGATAGTGAACGTGGTTCTGGATCTCCCCGTGTTTGTCGTAGGGCTCGAGTTCCGGCCCGTGGTCGTCGATGATATCTGCGTTGTCGGCGACGGTGTTCCCGATCAGGTCGCCGAACGCCGCGAGACGGGGCCGTGCCCACTCGAGTTCATCCTCGGTGTAGATCCGTTCGACCTCCCGCTCGAGCGTCCGGTCGAGTTCCCAGTAGTTGATGTGGCGACCCTCCTCGAAGTCGCCGTAGTCGATTCCGTCGGTCATGCTCGAGGATGGGTCGGTATGCGTGATAAATTGCCACGGTGACATCAGGTCGTGCGTTGTCACCGGTTTCGTCGGTGGTTTCGGAACGACGCTGAGTACGGTGACCGACACTACGATGCTGTGAAATGTTCAGTAAGTGTCGAGAATGGTCTGCTGCATACAGAACATATATACAGCACGGCCGTTGAGTCCTGTCATCTACTGAGTGCTTTACCAAGATAGTTGGAGAAATACGAGCACCTGTCTATGTGGCTTTTTGCATTCCAAGCTCGTCCATCTCCCAGTCGAGGTACTCACGCATCCCCTGCTCAAGCGGACGGTGTTCGAGACCAAGTTCGGTTTTTGCCTTCGTATTATCGACCGGCCAAATCACATTCGTAATGCCCCTGAGCGATTCCGCTTCGAACCCGTCCGGAGGAGTTCCGAAACGCTCGACTACCGCCATAATGCTGGCAAGGCCTCTGAACACTGCGGGTGGGGCAACGCGGGGAACCGATATGCCTGTAATCGTTTCGGCGCATTCATATATCTCAGTTAATTGTCGTGATTCGCCTGCGATGAGATACGTCTCGCCCGGTTCTCCGTGGGTCATTGCGAGCATATGGCCGTGGGCTATATCCCCCACATGATCCCATGGCGCGTTCCACCCGCGTGGGATCATCGGTAGCGTTCCTTGGAGATACGCTTGCACCGATTGCCGCGATGGCGAATCAAGTTTATCGCCCGGGCCGTACACGAATCCCGGCTGGACGATCACGAGGGGAAGCCCCTCGTCGATCATCGGTTTCGCAACCTCGTAGTGTGCTTGCCACTTCGTCCGTGTGTACACGGACCAGTCGGATCGGTCGGGTACCACGGATTCATCGAGCGTTTCTTCCCTCGACGGAGGGTACACCCCTATCGTGCTCGTATAGACTCCCTTGGGAACCTCGAGTTCCTTCATCAACTCCAAAACGTTGCGAGTCCCGCCGACGTTGATCCGCTCTGCCTGTACACTCTCACGAGGGCCAGGGCCGACGAAGTACCACGCAGCGATGTGGAAGACGCCATCCACCCCCGTCATCGCTTCACGCATACTCTCTTGCTCGGTGATATCGCCTTCGACCACTGTGACCTCTTCGGGCAGGGTATTCGCATTCGACCGTGAGCGGGTTAACGCGACCACCTCGTGCCCCTCAGTGAGGAGTTGATCGACGACGTGTGATCCGATCAGTCCAGTTGCTCCAGTGACAAAATACTCCATAATTTGTGGTATGCTACCATCTACCAAATGCGTTTCGCAGTGCAGTGAACCGACAATGACTCTCGGATACTGTCTCATTAGGTGGCGGCGTGGCCGCCTCCGGAGGTCGTTCGGAATCCGCTCCGTTCCGACCTGACCTTACCGTTGTATAGGGTGTTCTTGTAATTTGAACGTTTGGACTGGAAACTCTGGATAGGGTATGTGTCGTAGGTAACGGCGCGTATCCACGGCGTAAACACCGTGGTATTGCGCCTGCCCAGCTTATAATAAGATGTTCAGTACCTGCCGATGCAACCATCCGGAGGTGCATCAGTGCAACATACGCGCTCTGTATTCGGCGCGCTTCCTGAAACATCACAGATGGTAACGTATGCAACAGAGCCAAATTCCGAGTGGGTACTCGAGGCACTCTGACGAGCGGTCACGAGGTTCACAACGATCGAATATTCGAGACCCAGCGTTGATTCCGACGATTTTCAGACGACCTTCTCGAGTCGCGTCCGCGGGAAGACGTAGACGCGAAGGGATTCGGGAATCGGCCCGTTTCGACCGATCGTGGCGTGTGGATAAACGGCACCGACGACCGGCACGTCGCCGTCGTAGCGGGCGTTGGTACCGTACTCGGCGACGGTCGTCTCGGCGGCGGTGACGCGGACGTCGTCGGCCCGCCGGTCTGAAACCGCGACGACGGTGAGGAGGTCGTCGGTTTCCCGATCCCTGACGCGGTCGCCGGAGAAGATCCGGTGGTTTCGACAGTAGGCCGGGCCGTCCGCGTCGGGACCGTCCTCGTCGACGAACGTCGGCTCGCCACAGTCGACACACGGGAGGGCGAGTTTACCCGGTGGCGGGGTTCGTCCCTCGGTGATCTCGATGGCAACCCGTCGAATGTGCTTA of the Natronosalvus vescus genome contains:
- a CDS encoding acyl-CoA dehydrogenase family protein, translating into MTDGIDYGDFEEGRHINYWELDRTLEREVERIYTEDELEWARPRLAAFGDLIGNTVADNADIIDDHGPELEPYDKHGEIQNHVHYPPEQLENERLVYESGIVADSFEVPPGREEPMPLSHNLVMQSLLCYADVGFDCPVAMTAGAALVLEKFDDGALESYYGGLTSREYDDLIEGAMFLTEKQGGSDVGATETRAERDEETGCYRLYGEKWFCSNIDAQGTLALARTEGAPEGTRGLSLFLVPHELKGEPNDQLYRRLKDKLGTIAVPTGEVEFRGARAFLVGEEESGFRQMAEMLNLERLSNAAASCGVIGRALLESKIKAANREAFGDTINQYPLMRRDLVDMAVDHEAATAFTMEAARLFSIRERGERAARGDIEVDAADRAELEAQAEHAYRLMRLLIPIAKARTGRMAVDTASYAMEIQGGNGYVDDFVTNRLLRDAQVLPIWEGTENILSLDVLRALEREAAHEPFLEVVQGRLESVTHPGLSESVDVVEAEFHELGEALATLATEDGEYAQLQAKELVHYVFDVFTAALLLAEAQRALDSGSAGSADSADKDGNDDGSNSDSEPNGDARIALVARRFVDRHFDDRPARGITSGDRFSLEHFDAIVRYESVDPSVLEWDATDS
- a CDS encoding NAD-dependent epimerase/dehydratase family protein, whose translation is MEYFVTGATGLIGSHVVDQLLTEGHEVVALTRSRSNANTLPEEVTVVEGDITEQESMREAMTGVDGVFHIAAWYFVGPGPRESVQAERINVGGTRNVLELMKELEVPKGVYTSTIGVYPPSREETLDESVVPDRSDWSVYTRTKWQAHYEVAKPMIDEGLPLVIVQPGFVYGPGDKLDSPSRQSVQAYLQGTLPMIPRGWNAPWDHVGDIAHGHMLAMTHGEPGETYLIAGESRQLTEIYECAETITGISVPRVAPPAVFRGLASIMAVVERFGTPPDGFEAESLRGITNVIWPVDNTKAKTELGLEHRPLEQGMREYLDWEMDELGMQKAT
- a CDS encoding SWIM zinc finger family protein, whose translation is MNTLASPKASLPLPAHQPLDDRAVRARTETMSVLALGRGLYEIEAESGATYLIDLEAGRCTCPDHIFRDARCKHIRRVAIEITEGRTPPPGKLALPCVDCGEPTFVDEDGPDADGPAYCRNHRIFSGDRVRDRETDDLLTVVAVSDRRADDVRVTAAETTVAEYGTNARYDGDVPVVGAVYPHATIGRNGPIPESLRVYVFPRTRLEKVV